The proteins below come from a single Aegilops tauschii subsp. strangulata cultivar AL8/78 chromosome 6, Aet v6.0, whole genome shotgun sequence genomic window:
- the LOC109736197 gene encoding uncharacterized protein codes for MRALLSLSKLARRLPTSLAATRVAPPLLQRHLHADSALPPQAAPPFASRILQSEESPPPSTDLEHAQPAPDPVLDEFLARLVTALRPTLAASFPTHTRPVLDEMLRLIAEAVLNRLSGADPGPDTVELSDDLWAAVWEVSASVQEAMRRDQVRADLRNYLHSDDVKEMTRFAVDVGIRGAMLRELRFKWAREKLEEVEFYRGLEVMRQQADAADSPAAPPQARLTALPQRKGEVKFKISGLDLSDPKWAEVAERAAEAEAHFVPEEAKAVDGKAKKAEEQLLAVEPRKGNPVPAMEEWKEELRPKRVDWMALLERVKARNVELYLKVAEILLDEDSFAATIRDYSKLIDLHSRANHAQDVERILGKMKEKDIAPDILTSITLVHMYSKSGNLEQATRAFDFIQKEGLQPDTKLFTSMISACINAGDPKQAERLVKKMDELSMKPSREIYMDVMRAYAERNLVDGAQSVKTKMSFAGIEPPLECFTLLIEAYGRAGNPDCAYEAFEQMRKNGHEPDDRCLAGMITALMKKNQLDQALKLLLSLEKEGVKPGVKTNLALLDWLSTLQLVQEAEQLVQKIRKVGEEPLEIHVYLADMYAKSRQEEKARKSLKILEEKKRLLKADQFERIIRGLQVGGFSEDASKYFKMMRSRGFVPSATVEAGVRGVGRLAGR; via the exons ATGAGAGccctcctctccctctccaaGCTTGCCCGTCGTCTCCCCACCTCCCTGGCCGCCACCAGGGTCGCCCCGCCCCTCCTCCAACGGCACCTTCACGCCGACTCCGCACTTCCTCCTCAAGCTGCGCCCCCTTTTGCCTCCCGCATCCTCCAATCCGAGGAGAGCCCGCCCCCGAGCACTGATTTGGAACATGCTCAGCCCGCCCCCGACCCTGTCCTCGATGAGTTCCTCGCCCGCTTGGTCACCGCGCTCCGTCCGACACTCGCGGCCTCCTTCCCCACCCACACCCGCCCCGTGCTCGACGAAATGCTTCGTCTTATCGCGGAGGCCGTCCTCAACCGCCTCTCCGGAGCCGATCCGGGGCCAGACACCGTCGAGCTCAGCGACGACCTCTGGGCGGCGGTGTGGGAGGTCAGCGCCTCCGTGCAAGAGGCCATGCGCCGGGACCAGGTCCGCGCCGACCTCCGTAACTACCTCCACTCCGACGATGTCAAGGAGATGACGCGGTTTGCCGTCGACGTAGGCATCCGCGGCGCTATGCTCCGCGAGCTGCGCTTCAAGTGGGCCCGCGAGAAGCTCGAGGAGGTCGAATTCTACCGCGGCCTCGAGGTCATGCGCCAACAGGCTGATGCGGCTGATAGCCCTGCCGCACCCCCGCAGGCGAGGCTAACCGCGTTGCCGCAGAGGAAGGGGGAGGTTAAGTTCAAGATCTCTGGGTTGGACTTGTCAGACCCAAAGTGGGCTGAGGTGGCTGAGCGGGCGGCTGAAGCTGAGGCACACTTTGTGCCAGAGGAGGCCAAGGCTGTAGATGGGAAGGCGAAGAAGGCCGAGGAGCAACTGCTGGCGGTTGAACCGAGGAAAGGCAACCCAGTTCCTGCCATGGAGGAGTGGAAGGAGGAGCTCCGACCAAAGCGCGTTGACTGGATGGCACTCCTCGAGCGGGTTAAGGCCCGGAATGTTGAGTTGTATCTCAAG GTTGCTGAAATTCTTTTGGATGAAGATTCATTTGCTGCAACTATCCGAGATTACTCCAAGTTAATTGATCTTCACTCTAGAGCAAATCACGCGCAAGATGTAGAAAGGATACTTGGTAAAATGAAAGAGAAGGATATTGCACCTGATATCCTCACATCCATCACCTTAGTCCACATGTATAGCAAATCTGGCAATCTTGAACAAGCCACGCGGGCGTTTGACTTTATCCAAAAGGAGGGCCTCCAACCAGATACGAAACTCTTTACATCAATGATTAGTGCCTGTATTAACGCTGGAGATCCGAAACAAGCAGAGAGATTGGTAAAGAAAATGGATGAGCTTTCCATGAAACCCAGCAGGGAAATATACATGGATGTGATGCGGGCATATGCTGAGCGTAACTTAGTAGATGGAGCTCAATCGGTAAAAACAAAAATGTCATTCGCTGGAATTGAGCCCCCGTTGGAGTGCTTCACATTGCTTATAGAAGCATATGGACGGGCTGGCAACCCTGATTGTGCATATGAAGCGTTTGAACAGATGAGGAAGAATGGGCATGAACCAGATGACCGTTGCCTGGCTGGTATGATTACTGCACTCATGAAGAAGAACCAGCTGGACCAGGCTTTGAAGTTGCTGCTGAGTTTAGAGAAGGAGGGGGTTAAACCTGGAGTTAAGACAAATCTGGCCCTGCTGGATTGGCTGTCCACGTTGCAGTTGGTGCAAGAGGCTGAACAACTTGTACAGAAGATAAGAAAGGTGGGAGAAGAGCCCCTAGAGATCCATGTTTACCTTGCTGATATGTATGCGAAATCACGCCAGGAAGAGAAAGCCCGCAAATCCCTCAAGATCTTGGAAGAGAAGAAGAGACTGCTGAAGGCTGATCAGTTTGAGAGGATTATAAGAGGCCTTCAGGTAGGGGGTTTCTcggaagatgcaagcaaatattTCAAAATGATGAGATCTCGTGGCTTTGTTCCATCAGCAACAGTCGAGGCCGGGGTCAGGGGCGTCGGTCGCCTGGCTGGCAGGTAG